AAATGCAAAGTGCCGAGCATCGTTTTCCCCTGCGATACCGCCCCCGAAATGGAAACCACCGCACCCGGCGGCAAGGTGATGGTCTATCCGCGCAAGATCGATCTCGAAGGCACGGCGAAACTGCGCACATTCGAATACACCACCGTCGTCGATACGGTCGAAGACCTGATCGTCAAGGTCGAAGCACGCCTGAAGGCCGTCGCATGAGCGAACACATCCTGTTTCTGACCGGCAAACTGGCGGAAAAACAGCTGCGTGCAATCCTCGAAAAGATGCAGCCCAAATTCCGCTATACGGTGCACCAGCTTGGCGTCAAGGTCGCCGCGCTGATGACCGCGGACATGATCGGGCGCCGGCTGACCGACACCTTCGGGGCCGACCGGATCATCGTGCCCGGCCGCTGCCGCGGCGATCTCGAAAAATTGTCGGCGGACAAAGGCCTGCCGATCGAACGGGGACCGGACGAACTGAAGGACCTGCCGCAATACTTCGGCCAGGCCGCGCATAAACCCGATTTGAGCCGTTACCGGGTCAAGATTTTCGCCGAGATCGTCGATGCGCCGAATCTGAGCATCGAAGCGGCCATCGAACGCGCGCGCTACTATCAACGGAACGGCGCCGACGTGATCGATATCGGCTGCCTGCCGAGCACGCCTTTCCCGCAGATGGAAGCGATGATCCGCGCGCTGAAGCGGGAGGGCTTCCAGATCAGCATCGATTCGCTGAATCCGGACGATTTGCTCAAAGGCGGGAAAGCCGGTGCCGACTTCCTGCTCAGCCTGCACGAAAGCACGCTGTGGATCGTGGACGAGGTCGAATCGACGCCGATCCTGATTCCGGAAAAGCATGAAGACCTGGACTCGCTCGACCGCAGCATCGCCGCCATGCAGGCCAGGAACCGCGCCTTCATTGTCGACCCGATCCTCGACCCGCTGCATTTCGGCTTCACCGAATCGGTCGTGCGCTATCACGAAGTCAGAAAGCGCCACCCCGGCGTCGAAATCATGATGGGCGTCGGCAACCTCACCGAACTGACCCATGCCGACACCGCCGGGATGAACGCGCTGCTGCTCGGTATTTGCTCCGAACTGAACATCAACCAGATTTTGGCAACCGAAGTCAGCCGACACGCCTGCCGCGCGATCAAGGAAGCCGATCTGGCCCGGCGCATCATGCACGCGGCCAAGGAACACAACATGCTACCGAAGCACATCGATCCGGGCCTGATGGCGCTGCACGAACCCTCGCCTTTCCCCTATTCTTTCGCAGAGATCAGCGAACTCGCGTCACAAATCAAGGACCCGAGCTACCGGATCCAGATCAGCCTCCAAGGCGTGCATATTTTCAACCGGGACGGCATCAACACCGCGGCTGACCCGTTCGAGCTTTTCCCGAAACTCGGCGTCGAAACCGACGGCGGCCATGCTTTTTACCTCGGCGTCGAACTGGCCCGCGCCGAAATCGCCTGGCGTCTCGGCAAACGCTATACCCAGGATGAGGCCCTATCCTGGGGCTGCGCCATCGACCGGGACGAGCGCACGGTCGACCTGCACACCTTCAAACCTGCCGGCACTACGCTGCAAAAGAAAGAACCCCATTAGGCTAGGTAAGGCTTGCCCGCTCATTGTATAATTTGCGGAATTTTATCGAGACAAAAAGGATTGATTACAGCATGACTGCCAAAAAGCCGTCCATACGCCGCCGCGGTATCTATTTGTTACCCAATTTGTTTACGACAGGCGCGCTTTTTTCGGGATTTTATGCGATCACGTCCGCGATCGACGGGCGCTATGAAACCGCCGTCATTGCCATGTTCATTGCGATGGTGCTGGACGGGCTCGACGGGCGGGTCGCCCGGCTGACCAATACGCAAAGCGAATTCGGGGTGCAATACGACAGCTTATCGGATATGGTCTCGTTCGGTGTCGCGCCGGCGCTGGTCATGTATTTATGGGCTTTTTCGGGCCTCGGCAAAGTCGGTCTGTTCGCCTCGTTCGTGCACATGGCCGGCGGCGCCCTACGCCTGGCCCGCTTCAATACGCAGGTCGAAACGGCCGACAAACGCTATTTCCAAGGCCTGCCGAGCCCGGCCGCGGCCGCGATTCTAGCCGGCTTTATCTGGTTTGCGACCGAATACCAATACAGCGTGAGCTATCTGAAATATCCCGCGCTGTTTTTGACGATGGCGACCGGCCTGCTGATGGTCAGCAATTTCCGCTATTTCAGCTTCAAGGGCATCGACCTGAAAGGCAAGGTGCCGTTCGTGTTCGCGATCGTCGCGATGCTCGGCATTGCGTTCATAATGGCCCAGCCGCAATCGATGCTGTTCTTTTTGTCGGTAATCTATGCAGTGTCAGGCCCGGTGTTGACGCTGGTCTTGCGCCGGCGCCGCCGGATGCAGGCAAGAAAATCCTAAAATCCGCTTGAGGATGGGCGTTCTTTCGCGTATATTTCAACTATGTCCACACGATACCCTTTCATAGCCCATTCCATACCGGCCGCTTACCAGGCCGCTTCCTTGCTGTTGCCGGCAACTTCCCTGCTGTCTCTGAGACTACTGCTGCCCTGAGGGGCACATAATCTCGACTTTACAGAATCGTATTACAAACCCGTTTTTTTAAATCCGCAGCAAGGCATGCGTGGATGATTCTCCATGCAGGGAGTTTTTCATGAAAGACAAGTTAATCATTTTTGACACGACGATGCGCGACGGTGAGCAAAGCCCCGGCGCTTCGATGACCCGCGACGAAAAAATCCGGATCGGCCGGGCGCTGGAGCGCCTCCGGGTCGACGTGATCGAAGCCGGCTTTCCGGCCGCCAGCCCCGGCGATTTCGAATCGGTCCAGGCGGTCGCGAATGTGATCAAGGACAGCACCGTCTGCGGCCTGGCGCGCGCACTGGACAAAGACATCGACCGCGCAGGCGAAGCGCTCAAAGGCGCCAGCCATGCCCGTATCCATACCTTCATCGCGACCTCGCCGCTGCACATGCAGAAGAAATTGCAGATGACGCCGGACCAGGTGATCGAATACGCGGTGCGTGCCGTCAAACGCGCCCGCCAGTATACCGACGACATCGAATTTTCGCCCGAGGACGCGGGCCGCTCGGAAGAAGACTTTTTGTGCCGGATCCTCGAAGCGGTGATCGATGCGGGCGCGCGGACCTTGAACATTCCCGATACGGTCGGCTACAGCATTCCGCAGCAGTTCGGCGCGACGATCAAAAACCTGATCGAACGCATTCCGAATTCGGACAAGGCGATCTTTTCAGTACATTGCCATAACGACCTGGGCCTCGCGGTCGCGAACTCGTTGTCCGCCGTGATGAATGGCGCGCGCCAGATCGAATGCACTATCAACGGCCTCGGCGAACGCGCCGGCAACGCTTCACTCGAAGAAGTCGTGATGGCAGTTCGCACCCGTCAGGACGTCTTCGCCTGCGACACCGGCATCGACACGCGCGAGATTCTGACCTGCTCGAAGCTGGTTTCTTCGATCACCGGTTTCCCGGTACAACCGAACAAGGCGATCGTGGGCGCAAACGCGTTCGCGCACGAATCCGGCATTCACCAGGACGGCGTACTGAAAAACCGCGAGACTTACGAAATCATGCGCGCCGAGGACGTCGGCTGGACCGCGAACCGGATGGTGCTGGGCAAACACTCGGGCCGCAATGCGTTCAAGAGCCGGATGACCGAACTGGGCCTGGTGTTCGATTCGGAAGAAGAGCTGAACGACGTCTTCATGCGCTTCAAGCAGCTCGCCGACAAGAAACACGACATTTTCGACGAAGACTTGCAAGCCCTGGTCTCCGAAGCAAGCTTCGAGGCCGAGGACGAATTCATCAAGTTGATTTCGCTGAAAGTCTGCTCCGAAACCGGCGAAGTCCCGGTCGCACGGGTCACCCTGCGGATCGACAATCAGGAAGTGACCGGCGAAGCGGAAGGCGGTGGCGCGGTCGATGCCAGCCTGAAGGCGATCGAGAACCTGGTGCAGTCGAAGGCCAGCCTGGAATTGTACTCGGTCAACAATATCACGAACGGCACCGACTCCCAGGGCGAAGTGACCGTACGCCTCGAAAAGGGCGGACGGATCGTGAACGGCCTGGGTGCAGATACCGACATCGTGATCGCCTCGGCCAAAGCCTATGTGAATGCGGTGAATAAATTGCAGAGCAGCGATTTGCGCCAGCATCCGCAAAAAGGGAATGTCTGACCACGGCGGCTGTCTTATCGAGCAAAGGACAGGGTCCAGCGCCCTGCCTTTCCCTCGATTTTACGGAGTCTGACGATGGACGACGCGATTCGCCTGCTTTATCTCGAAGCGATGGGCATTACTGTCTGGAAGCCTAAAGCCTCGAACAGCCCTGTATCCGTCCCGCCTTCTGCCGGCGCCGGCAATACGCCGCCTGAAGCCATCGCTCTACACAATGAAGACCCGCCTTATGCGGCACCGACGTCTCCCTTACCTCCCCCTGCCTCAATCAGCCTCGCGGCCAGCAGCGACTACGCAGCCCCTGACGATGTCGCGGAAATGGACTGGGACACGCTGGAAAAGACGGTCTCAACCTGCCCGAAATGCCGCCTTTGCGAAACCCGCACAAAGACCGTCTTCGGCAGCGGCGACAAGAAAGCCGACTGGCTGATTATCGGCGAAGGCCCCGGCCAGCAGGAAGATTTACAGGGCCTGCCTTTCGTCGGCCCGGCAGGGCAACTGCTGACCGAAATGCTGCGCGCGATCGGACTCGGCCGGAACGAGGTCTATATCGCCAATATCGTAAAATGCCGCCCGCCCAACAACCGCGATCCCAAACCGGACGAAGCGGGCGCCTGCCGTCCCTACCTGGATCGCCAGATCGCGCTGCTCCAGCCGAAAATCATCCTGGCGGTCGGCCGTATCGCCGCGCAATCGCTGCTAAGCTCCGATGCCCCAGTTTCCAGGCTGCGCAGCCGCGTCCATACTTTAAATCAAACGCCGGTTGTTGTAGTCTATCACCCTTCCTATCTGCTACGCTCGCCGAACGAAAAGAAAAAGGCTTGGCTCGATTTGCAACTGGCACTCAATACCTATCGAGAACAACAATAAAAGGTAAACCATGCGCGGACTTCTGGACAAAATCAAAAACTATGTCATTTACGACGCCGACCGGGACTTCTACGCCCGCATCTTTCCGGAATCGGTTTCCCCGACCGACCTGCTCAGAATGCGCACGATGACCCATGCCGACCTGCCCGGCGTGCTCGCAATCGAAAACCAGAATTACGAATTTCCCTGGGGCGAAGACATTTTCATCGACTGCTTCCGGGCCAATTACCAATGCTTCGTTTGCGAAGATTTGGACAAGATCGTAGGCTATTGCATTCTCTCGATCGGCGCGGGCGAGGCGCACATTCTGAACATCAGCGTCGATCCCGGCTCGCAAAAGCAAGGCATCGGCCGAAAAATGCTCGAACACCTGATCGAAACGGCCCGCGGCAAGGCTGAAACGATATTCCTGGAAGTCCGGCCGAGCAACATCGTGGCACTGGGTCTTTATAAAAAAATGGGGTTCAACGAGATCGGGATCCGCAAGGGCTATTATCCCGCCACCGAAGGCCGGGAAGACGCGTTGATGCTGGCGATGGAGTTGTTTTAGCCTAGAGGTTATCAAGAGGGCTCGTTACTCCCTTACCGCCCCTGTTCAGCACATGCGTGTAAATCATTGTCGTCGAAACATCCGCATGGCCGAGTAATTCCTGTACCGTACGAATGTCATAACCACCTTCCAGCAAATGCGTTGCAAACGAATGGCGGAAAGTATGCGGCGTGGCCGCCCTGGTCAAGTCCGCATCGCGCGCCGCCTGCTTTACCGCCCGCTGTATCGCCTGCTCCTGAATGTGATGACGGCGAACTTCACCGCTTCGGGGATCGGTCGACAATTTTGCGGCCGGAAACACATACTGCCAAATCCATTCTTTTGCCGCGTTCGGATATTTCCGCGCCAGCGCATGCGGCAAATAGACCGCGCCATAACCTACCGCCAAGTCGCTCCGATGCAATTCGCGCACTTTGACCAAATGCGTCCGCAACGGCTGAATCAATGAGACTGGCAACATCGTAACCCGGTCTTTGGCTCCCTTGCCGTCGCGGATCAAAATTTCCTTACGCTGCATATCCACATCCTGCACCCGAAGGCGCAGGCATTCCATAATCCGCATACCCGTGCCATATAAAAGGCTGGCGATTAGCCAATGCGTACCGGTCAATCGCGACAAAATTGCCAGCATCTCGTCCCGAGTCAATACCACCGGCAAACGTTTGGGCGCCTTCGCCTGTTCAACATTTTCCAGCCAAGGCAGTTCCATATTCAACACCTCCTTGTACAAAAACAACAAAGCGCAACGCGCCTGGTTCTGAGTGGAAGCTGACACGTGGCCCTCAACCGCCAAATACGTCAAAAACCGCTCCACCTCGGGCGCACCCATATCGCGAGGATGTTTCTTGCCGAAATACAGAATGAAGCGTTTTATCCACTCCGTATAAGCCTGCTCCGTACGAATACTGTAATGCTTCAGGCGGATTTTATCCCTGACCTGATCAAGCAACTTAGGAGACTGCCCAGAAATATTTTGTGATGGGTGTTGCATTTTATTTAGGATGTGATAATTTTTCGCATATCAATGAATATAAATCAGTTTTAGGGTTTTACAAGTTTTTAGGCGGACTTGTGACGCAATATTTTACGTCTGTTAGGATGCCTAATTTTAGTTAGCCGTCAACCGTCTGCCAGTCTTCGGCCAGTATATCTGCTTGGCTTGCAAGCCATCCAGGTTGGTGCGTGCCTTGCGCTGTGTACATGCAGATAACCGGGTCATAAATCCTAGTCGTGCCTTTCTCAATTCCTGCGCTTAACGGCAAATGCCGTCCCTGCTCCAAATAAATGTGCATTCCCTTTCCGTTCCAGCCTTGGCGTTGTACCATTTGACCGGCCTTTAGTGCTTCTATCGCTTGTCCAAAATTCATTTCTGTTACTCTAATAAATGCCAGGTTTTGCGAGCCACGGCTAACTCGTCATTCAACGCGACGCCCTGAAGCATCGCGGTTCTTTTCAGCGTCCAACTGGGCGCGCGTTAATTTTGCGTTATATCTCAAAGGAGCCTTCGGCGTGGCAGTAAATCAACTTGAAAGAGCAGCTCGTGCTTGGCCTATCCTTACGAGCCGTGCGGAGAAGAGAACCACCATTACCTATGGAGAACTTGGCCAAGCCTTGGGCGTCCATCATCGGGCAATTCGCTACGTTCTTGGGGTGATTCAAGATTATTGTCTGGAAGAAAAGCTTCCTCCGCTTACCATTCTTATTGTCAATGCTTCGGGAAAACCTGGAAGCGGATTTATAGCTTTCGATTTAAATAACTTCGAGGAAGGGCTAGAAAAGGTCTTCGATTTTGATTGGGGAGCTATGGAAAATCCATTCGGCTTTTCAGCATCAGGTGATTCATATAAGTCAATCGTTAAGGCTCTTACCCACGATCCGACGTCCGCTCAGGATATTTATACAATGGTTAAATCTCGGGGTATCAAACAGATTATTTTTCGAGATGCGTTGCTGAAGGCGTATTCACATCGTTGTGCATTCACTGAGATAGAATTCCCAGAAGTTTTAGAAGCCTGTCATATCATTCCGTGGTCTCAAGCGTCTCCTGCGGAAAGGCTGGATGTAAGAAATGGTCTGTTATTGAACAACTTCCATCATAAACTCTTCGATACCGGCTACATCACGCTGACATCCGACCACAGAATTGTGTACTACGACCCTCTTGGGGAAGAACGAAACTACTCGGAGCTTGAGAGCGGGCTTACTTTGAAACTACACGGAAAGTCTATGCACGTTCCTCACCGACTTGCGCTTAGGCCGGATGCTAATTTCATTGCAAGACATCATGAAATCGCAGGCTGGGAAGCTGAAGAGCTTGAGATATAACAAAACGCTCAAGCCGACCCGCTTCCGCTACGCTCCAGCGGTCGGCTTAGCTTTACGTTAGGCAAATAACGACCAGGGCGGCGCATGAATAGAATTATCGTAATACTCATTATTTTAGGGTTGGGTTGGTATGGCAACCAAAAGTACCGAACCCACCAACAAAAACTGCTCTCTGATACATCGGAAAATGTTGCCCGCCCAGAATCTGAT
The genomic region above belongs to Methylomicrobium agile and contains:
- the rimI gene encoding ribosomal protein S18-alanine N-acetyltransferase, whose amino-acid sequence is MRGLLDKIKNYVIYDADRDFYARIFPESVSPTDLLRMRTMTHADLPGVLAIENQNYEFPWGEDIFIDCFRANYQCFVCEDLDKIVGYCILSIGAGEAHILNISVDPGSQKQGIGRKMLEHLIETARGKAETIFLEVRPSNIVALGLYKKMGFNEIGIRKGYYPATEGREDALMLAMELF
- a CDS encoding 2-isopropylmalate synthase; this translates as MKDKLIIFDTTMRDGEQSPGASMTRDEKIRIGRALERLRVDVIEAGFPAASPGDFESVQAVANVIKDSTVCGLARALDKDIDRAGEALKGASHARIHTFIATSPLHMQKKLQMTPDQVIEYAVRAVKRARQYTDDIEFSPEDAGRSEEDFLCRILEAVIDAGARTLNIPDTVGYSIPQQFGATIKNLIERIPNSDKAIFSVHCHNDLGLAVANSLSAVMNGARQIECTINGLGERAGNASLEEVVMAVRTRQDVFACDTGIDTREILTCSKLVSSITGFPVQPNKAIVGANAFAHESGIHQDGVLKNRETYEIMRAEDVGWTANRMVLGKHSGRNAFKSRMTELGLVFDSEEELNDVFMRFKQLADKKHDIFDEDLQALVSEASFEAEDEFIKLISLKVCSETGEVPVARVTLRIDNQEVTGEAEGGGAVDASLKAIENLVQSKASLELYSVNNITNGTDSQGEVTVRLEKGGRIVNGLGADTDIVIASAKAYVNAVNKLQSSDLRQHPQKGNV
- a CDS encoding uracil-DNA glycosylase, which produces MDDAIRLLYLEAMGITVWKPKASNSPVSVPPSAGAGNTPPEAIALHNEDPPYAAPTSPLPPPASISLAASSDYAAPDDVAEMDWDTLEKTVSTCPKCRLCETRTKTVFGSGDKKADWLIIGEGPGQQEDLQGLPFVGPAGQLLTEMLRAIGLGRNEVYIANIVKCRPPNNRDPKPDEAGACRPYLDRQIALLQPKIILAVGRIAAQSLLSSDAPVSRLRSRVHTLNQTPVVVVYHPSYLLRSPNEKKKAWLDLQLALNTYREQQ
- a CDS encoding DUF2829 domain-containing protein: MNFGQAIEALKAGQMVQRQGWNGKGMHIYLEQGRHLPLSAGIEKGTTRIYDPVICMYTAQGTHQPGWLASQADILAEDWQTVDG
- a CDS encoding integron integrase; the protein is MLDQVRDKIRLKHYSIRTEQAYTEWIKRFILYFGKKHPRDMGAPEVERFLTYLAVEGHVSASTQNQARCALLFLYKEVLNMELPWLENVEQAKAPKRLPVVLTRDEMLAILSRLTGTHWLIASLLYGTGMRIMECLRLRVQDVDMQRKEILIRDGKGAKDRVTMLPVSLIQPLRTHLVKVRELHRSDLAVGYGAVYLPHALARKYPNAAKEWIWQYVFPAAKLSTDPRSGEVRRHHIQEQAIQRAVKQAARDADLTRAATPHTFRHSFATHLLEGGYDIRTVQELLGHADVSTTMIYTHVLNRGGKGVTSPLDNL
- a CDS encoding DUF6513 domain-containing protein; protein product: MSEHILFLTGKLAEKQLRAILEKMQPKFRYTVHQLGVKVAALMTADMIGRRLTDTFGADRIIVPGRCRGDLEKLSADKGLPIERGPDELKDLPQYFGQAAHKPDLSRYRVKIFAEIVDAPNLSIEAAIERARYYQRNGADVIDIGCLPSTPFPQMEAMIRALKREGFQISIDSLNPDDLLKGGKAGADFLLSLHESTLWIVDEVESTPILIPEKHEDLDSLDRSIAAMQARNRAFIVDPILDPLHFGFTESVVRYHEVRKRHPGVEIMMGVGNLTELTHADTAGMNALLLGICSELNINQILATEVSRHACRAIKEADLARRIMHAAKEHNMLPKHIDPGLMALHEPSPFPYSFAEISELASQIKDPSYRIQISLQGVHIFNRDGINTAADPFELFPKLGVETDGGHAFYLGVELARAEIAWRLGKRYTQDEALSWGCAIDRDERTVDLHTFKPAGTTLQKKEPH
- the pssA gene encoding CDP-diacylglycerol--serine O-phosphatidyltransferase, coding for MTAKKPSIRRRGIYLLPNLFTTGALFSGFYAITSAIDGRYETAVIAMFIAMVLDGLDGRVARLTNTQSEFGVQYDSLSDMVSFGVAPALVMYLWAFSGLGKVGLFASFVHMAGGALRLARFNTQVETADKRYFQGLPSPAAAAILAGFIWFATEYQYSVSYLKYPALFLTMATGLLMVSNFRYFSFKGIDLKGKVPFVFAIVAMLGIAFIMAQPQSMLFFLSVIYAVSGPVLTLVLRRRRRMQARKS
- a CDS encoding HNH endonuclease, translated to MAVNQLERAARAWPILTSRAEKRTTITYGELGQALGVHHRAIRYVLGVIQDYCLEEKLPPLTILIVNASGKPGSGFIAFDLNNFEEGLEKVFDFDWGAMENPFGFSASGDSYKSIVKALTHDPTSAQDIYTMVKSRGIKQIIFRDALLKAYSHRCAFTEIEFPEVLEACHIIPWSQASPAERLDVRNGLLLNNFHHKLFDTGYITLTSDHRIVYYDPLGEERNYSELESGLTLKLHGKSMHVPHRLALRPDANFIARHHEIAGWEAEELEI